In a genomic window of Roseiflexus castenholzii DSM 13941:
- a CDS encoding ExeM/NucH family extracellular endonuclease: MVLSRHHPPMTLRLLLALTTLALLLTSALVAPQRAAATTTIITQWTFNSNPPDGNTATGTTIPAIGSGTASLVGGTTATFASGDASGGSTDPNTGDDSAWNTTTYAPQGTEDRQRGAQFAVSTVGYENISFSFDLRHSNTAANAVALLYSTDGGMTFSEATTFTATAGDAWFNNRAFDFSGIPALNNNPNVVFRVVAAFASGSSVYAPSNPGSTYGTSGTLRFDMVTVRGNPISSATPTPSPTPEPTPTPVACSAPDTPINQVQGNGATTPLSGTVVTIQGVVVGDYEGPAPNLRGFYLQEIAQVDANPLTSEGVFVFNGNTNAVSLGQVVQVTGAATEFQDQTQIGNVTAIEFCGGTATVAPVDVVMPFPSADYLERYEGMLVRFPQTLYVTEHFQLGRFGQVVMSSDARLRQPTDVVDPGPAALALQAANDLNRIIVDDELNNQNPDPIRFGRGGNPLSAGNTLRGGDTATGIVGVLTYTWAGNPASGNAYRLRPINALGGGAPNFVAANPRPDLPPAVGGDLRVAAFNVLNYFNTFSGCTFGVGGPPADCRGAENATEFTRQNAKLIPALLRLDADVLGLIEIENDGYGPTSALAELVNRLNAATAPGTYAFIDVDAATGQTNALGTDAIKVAILYKPAVVTPVGQTAALNTVAFVNGGDSAPRNRPALAQTFRHRATGEDVTVVVNHFKSKGSPCDAPDAGDGAGNCNIVRRNAAQELVAWLAGNPTGTGDNDILILGDLNSYAQEDPIDVLRAAGYTDLAQTFIGDEAYSYVFNGQWGYLDYALASPSALAKVSGVVEYHINADEPSVLDYNTNFKSAGQQVSLFATDQYRTSDHDPILVGLNLNDPIALSAVATFGADRGITGAEIIDIRGDRAVLSNADAGTVYVLDTTDLLNIRVLATVTGLTGLNAVAIHPTQDYFLAVAGSAAPAAAPLNGAVFAYRLDGTIIASATTGIQPDSVAISPNGQYAVIANEAEGFAVGDNGGPGSLTVVNLSGFDPDSSTSLSVAQIALPSLASTPGFTLNRTDDIARLPIDNTPATLEPESVTFSADSQYAYISLQENNGVARLNLVDNSLTFFGLGQATHVFDTVNGGGFNPTRLLSLFREPDGIAFIEIGGNGYVVTADEGDTRDDVPSGAISGRVRGGRTVSVFDATTGALVGDSGNQIDALAARYGIYPDSRSDRGGAEPEVLDANVFGGRVIVAVGLERANAIALVDITNPAAPNVFQIIPAGAAPEGVKLVERNGTLYALAANEASNTLTVARAPLGDVLFTQTYTEETPLALHDPFVIDPDSAPVTVTLSLSPATAGTLNTAALNGTPAVVNAALANLVFTPAPNNAGPVTITVNATDGRTETGGLILLSGIPTPPVTTASVSGPTTPRCPADCFFGSATVSLTTDEPATTQYRVNGGSWQTYTAPFAITTEGTNLVEFFSTDEWGAAESVKSITVKVTTFPATGILDAFNRANGRLGRSWTGATQLDQYRIAGNQVDVEKGGAVLWRTQFGNDQEAFFTLTSIDPNSPHHTLLLKGRGTNATQGAILVSYDAVNRQIVVEALQPGQGWRTVRIFPNITLNAGDVLGARALTDGSVRVYVNCELIGVADTTTVVGNLYVNRGGRIGLFYHQASNATLDDFGGGNR; the protein is encoded by the coding sequence ATGGTTCTATCCCGCCATCACCCACCGATGACGCTGCGCCTGCTGCTGGCGCTGACCACGCTGGCGCTTCTGCTCACCAGCGCACTCGTTGCGCCGCAGCGCGCCGCCGCTACGACGACGATCATCACCCAGTGGACGTTCAACTCAAACCCACCTGACGGCAATACCGCCACCGGCACGACCATCCCAGCCATCGGCAGCGGGACGGCGTCGCTTGTCGGCGGCACAACCGCCACCTTCGCTAGCGGGGATGCCAGCGGTGGCAGCACCGACCCGAATACCGGCGATGACTCGGCGTGGAACACGACCACCTACGCCCCCCAGGGAACCGAAGACCGGCAGCGCGGCGCGCAGTTCGCAGTCAGTACCGTGGGCTATGAGAACATCTCGTTCAGTTTCGACCTGCGCCACAGCAACACCGCCGCCAATGCCGTCGCCCTCCTCTATTCGACCGATGGCGGTATGACGTTCAGCGAAGCCACAACGTTCACGGCGACGGCTGGCGATGCGTGGTTCAACAATCGCGCGTTCGATTTCAGCGGCATCCCGGCGCTCAACAACAATCCCAACGTCGTCTTTCGCGTGGTCGCCGCGTTTGCGTCTGGAAGCAGCGTCTATGCCCCGTCTAATCCAGGAAGCACCTATGGAACAAGCGGCACGTTGCGCTTCGATATGGTGACGGTGCGCGGCAATCCGATCAGCAGCGCCACACCAACCCCTTCGCCAACGCCGGAACCGACGCCGACTCCCGTCGCGTGCAGCGCCCCCGACACGCCGATCAATCAGGTGCAGGGGAATGGCGCCACCACACCCTTGAGCGGCACAGTCGTCACCATCCAGGGCGTGGTCGTCGGCGACTATGAGGGGCCTGCTCCCAACCTGCGCGGCTTCTACCTCCAGGAGATCGCCCAGGTCGATGCCAACCCGCTCACTTCTGAGGGCGTCTTTGTCTTCAACGGCAACACCAACGCCGTCAGCCTCGGTCAGGTCGTCCAGGTCACCGGCGCCGCCACCGAGTTCCAGGACCAGACCCAGATCGGCAATGTGACCGCCATCGAGTTCTGCGGCGGAACCGCCACAGTCGCTCCGGTCGATGTCGTGATGCCCTTCCCCAGCGCCGATTACCTCGAACGCTACGAGGGGATGCTGGTGCGCTTCCCGCAGACCCTCTATGTGACCGAGCACTTCCAGCTCGGGCGCTTCGGACAGGTCGTCATGAGTTCGGACGCGCGCCTGCGTCAGCCGACTGACGTCGTCGATCCCGGTCCGGCGGCGCTGGCATTGCAGGCTGCCAATGACCTCAATCGCATCATCGTCGATGACGAACTCAACAACCAGAACCCCGATCCGATCCGCTTCGGACGCGGCGGCAACCCGCTTAGCGCCGGCAATACGCTGCGCGGCGGCGATACTGCGACCGGCATCGTCGGCGTGCTGACCTACACCTGGGCTGGCAACCCCGCCAGCGGCAACGCCTATCGCCTGCGTCCAATCAACGCGCTCGGCGGCGGCGCGCCCAACTTCGTCGCTGCCAATCCGCGCCCCGACCTGCCGCCCGCTGTCGGCGGCGACCTGCGCGTGGCGGCGTTCAATGTGCTCAACTACTTCAACACGTTCAGTGGGTGCACCTTTGGCGTCGGTGGACCCCCCGCCGACTGTCGCGGCGCGGAGAACGCGACCGAGTTTACGCGCCAGAATGCCAAACTGATCCCGGCGTTGCTGCGCCTCGACGCCGATGTGCTCGGATTGATCGAAATCGAGAATGACGGGTACGGGCCAACGAGCGCGCTGGCGGAATTGGTCAACCGCCTGAATGCCGCCACCGCGCCGGGAACGTATGCCTTCATCGATGTCGATGCTGCCACCGGGCAGACGAATGCGCTCGGCACAGATGCGATCAAGGTGGCGATCCTCTACAAACCTGCCGTGGTCACTCCGGTGGGTCAGACCGCCGCACTCAACACGGTGGCGTTCGTGAACGGCGGCGACAGCGCGCCGCGCAACCGACCGGCGCTGGCGCAGACCTTCCGCCACCGCGCCACTGGCGAGGATGTGACGGTGGTAGTGAACCACTTCAAGTCGAAGGGCAGTCCGTGCGACGCGCCCGACGCGGGGGATGGCGCGGGGAACTGCAACATCGTGCGCCGCAACGCGGCGCAAGAACTGGTCGCGTGGCTGGCAGGGAACCCGACCGGAACCGGGGACAACGACATCCTGATTCTGGGCGACTTGAATTCCTACGCGCAGGAGGACCCGATAGACGTGCTGCGCGCAGCGGGGTACACCGACCTGGCGCAAACGTTCATTGGCGACGAGGCGTACTCCTACGTATTCAACGGGCAGTGGGGGTATCTGGACTATGCGTTGGCGTCGCCGTCGGCGCTGGCGAAGGTGAGTGGGGTGGTGGAGTACCACATCAATGCCGACGAGCCGAGCGTGCTGGACTACAACACGAACTTCAAGAGCGCGGGGCAGCAGGTGAGCCTGTTTGCGACAGACCAGTACCGCACCTCGGACCACGACCCGATCCTGGTTGGGTTGAACCTGAACGATCCGATTGCGCTTTCGGCAGTGGCGACCTTCGGCGCAGATCGCGGGATCACCGGCGCCGAGATTATCGATATTCGTGGCGATCGTGCCGTGTTGAGCAACGCCGATGCGGGCACAGTGTACGTTCTCGACACCACCGATCTGCTCAACATCCGGGTGCTGGCGACTGTTACCGGACTGACCGGGTTGAACGCTGTCGCCATTCATCCGACGCAGGATTACTTCCTGGCAGTCGCCGGTTCGGCAGCGCCTGCGGCTGCGCCGCTCAATGGCGCCGTCTTCGCCTACCGATTGGACGGCACAATCATTGCCAGCGCGACTACGGGCATCCAGCCCGACTCGGTCGCCATCTCGCCAAACGGGCAGTACGCGGTGATTGCCAATGAAGCCGAAGGATTTGCCGTCGGCGACAATGGCGGGCCCGGTTCACTGACGGTGGTGAACCTGAGCGGTTTCGACCCGGACAGCTCAACGTCGCTGAGCGTGGCACAGATCGCGCTGCCGTCGCTGGCGAGCACACCCGGTTTCACGCTCAACCGCACCGATGACATTGCCCGGTTGCCGATTGACAACACACCGGCGACGCTGGAGCCGGAGTCGGTCACGTTCTCCGCCGATAGCCAGTACGCTTACATTTCGCTCCAGGAGAACAACGGCGTAGCGCGCCTCAACCTTGTGGACAATAGCCTGACGTTCTTTGGGCTTGGGCAGGCGACTCACGTGTTTGATACGGTCAACGGTGGAGGCTTCAATCCGACCCGATTGTTAAGCCTGTTCCGCGAGCCGGATGGCATTGCGTTCATCGAGATCGGCGGCAACGGCTACGTTGTCACGGCGGACGAAGGCGACACCCGCGACGACGTTCCATCCGGCGCAATCAGCGGGCGGGTGCGCGGCGGACGCACAGTGAGCGTCTTCGACGCGACAACCGGCGCGCTGGTCGGCGATAGCGGCAATCAGATCGACGCGCTGGCAGCGCGGTATGGCATCTATCCCGATAGCCGCAGTGATCGCGGCGGCGCTGAGCCGGAGGTGCTGGACGCAAACGTCTTCGGCGGGCGTGTCATTGTTGCTGTTGGTCTGGAGCGCGCCAATGCTATCGCGCTGGTGGACATCACCAACCCGGCGGCGCCAAACGTCTTCCAGATCATCCCTGCCGGCGCAGCGCCTGAAGGGGTCAAACTGGTCGAACGCAACGGCACACTGTACGCGCTGGCAGCCAACGAAGCCAGCAACACGCTGACGGTGGCGCGCGCGCCGCTCGGTGACGTGCTCTTCACTCAGACATACACCGAAGAGACGCCGCTCGCGCTCCACGATCCATTTGTGATTGACCCGGACTCAGCGCCGGTCACGGTAACGCTGAGCCTTTCTCCGGCGACTGCGGGAACGCTCAATACCGCTGCGCTCAACGGTACACCTGCCGTTGTGAACGCGGCGCTGGCGAACCTTGTCTTCACGCCGGCGCCGAACAACGCCGGTCCGGTGACGATCACCGTCAATGCTACCGATGGACGGACCGAAACCGGTGGACTTATTCTATTGAGCGGCATTCCCACACCGCCGGTTACAACCGCCAGCGTCAGCGGACCGACCACGCCGCGCTGCCCGGCGGACTGCTTCTTCGGCAGCGCGACCGTCTCCCTGACGACCGATGAACCGGCGACGACGCAGTATCGGGTGAATGGCGGTTCGTGGCAGACGTACACAGCACCTTTCGCAATTACAACCGAAGGAACAAACCTGGTCGAGTTCTTCTCGACCGACGAGTGGGGCGCAGCTGAGAGCGTAAAGTCGATCACGGTGAAGGTTACAACCTTCCCGGCAACCGGCATCCTCGACGCCTTCAATCGCGCGAACGGGCGGCTTGGTCGCAGCTGGACCGGTGCGACGCAACTCGACCAGTATCGTATCGCCGGGAACCAGGTCGATGTCGAGAAAGGTGGCGCGGTGCTGTGGAGGACACAGTTCGGCAACGATCAGGAAGCGTTTTTCACGCTGACGAGCATCGACCCGAACAGCCCGCATCACACGCTGTTGCTGAAGGGGCGCGGCACGAACGCAACGCAGGGCGCCATTCTGGTTTCCTACGATGCAGTGAATCGCCAGATCGTGGTCGAGGCGCTTCAGCCAGGGCAGGGATGGCGCACGGTGCGCATCTTCCCGAACATCACGCTCAACGCGGGAGATGTGCTCGGCGCGCGCGCGCTGACGGACGGCTCGGTGCGGGTCTACGTCAATTGTGAACTGATCGGCGTGGCCGACACAACCACCGTAGTTGGCAACTTGTATGTCAACCGCGGCGGTCGCATTGGTCTGTTCTACCACCAGGCAAGTAACGCGACGCTCGACGATTTCGGCGGCGGCAATCGGTAG
- a CDS encoding DUF433 domain-containing protein, whose translation MIDRIVVDPNIHFGKPCVAGTRITVQSVLELLDAGLSFNEIIQNYYPDLQIDDIRACIRYAIALVAAEDVRLTTTSA comes from the coding sequence ATGATAGATAGAATCGTAGTTGATCCGAATATTCACTTCGGTAAGCCGTGTGTGGCAGGCACACGGATCACAGTCCAAAGCGTCCTCGAACTGCTTGATGCAGGGCTTTCGTTTAACGAGATTATTCAAAATTACTACCCGGACCTTCAGATTGATGATATCCGGGCGTGTATCCGATATGCTATCGCCCTCGTAGCGGCTGAGGATGTTCGTCTTACGACTACATCGGCATGA
- a CDS encoding DUF5615 family PIN-like protein produces MKFLLDQDVYAVTARFLSSLGPDVVPVSHIGLSQARDEDLLKTAQEQNRIFVTRERDFGNLVFVKALGAGVLYLRISPSTQNAVHNELERVLNTYPEEELKKAFVVIEPDGYRFRRLPKEGLKH; encoded by the coding sequence ATGAAATTTCTGCTCGATCAGGACGTATATGCAGTTACTGCCCGCTTTCTCAGCAGTTTGGGACCCGATGTCGTTCCTGTGTCTCACATTGGACTTTCGCAGGCTCGCGATGAAGACTTGCTCAAGACCGCTCAAGAGCAGAACCGGATATTTGTGACGCGTGAGCGGGACTTTGGCAATCTTGTGTTTGTCAAAGCATTGGGTGCAGGAGTCCTGTACCTTCGCATATCGCCCTCTACGCAGAATGCCGTTCACAATGAACTCGAAAGGGTCTTGAACACATATCCCGAAGAAGAGTTGAAAAAAGCGTTTGTGGTCATCGAGCCGGATGGGTACCGATTCAGAAGACTTCCAAAAGAGGGTTTGAAACATTAA
- the groES gene encoding co-chaperone GroES, with amino-acid sequence MHVQPLGDRVVVKPKPKEEKTKGGVILPDTATKERPMQGEVIAVGPGRRTDDGKLIPVSVEVGQQVLFAKYSGTEFKIDDEEYLILQERDLLGIIQEA; translated from the coding sequence ATGCACGTCCAACCATTGGGCGATCGGGTAGTTGTCAAGCCCAAACCAAAAGAAGAAAAGACCAAGGGCGGTGTCATCCTGCCTGATACAGCAACGAAAGAGCGCCCCATGCAGGGCGAAGTCATTGCAGTGGGACCGGGGCGGCGCACCGATGACGGGAAGCTGATTCCGGTGAGTGTCGAGGTCGGTCAGCAGGTTCTGTTTGCCAAATATTCCGGCACCGAGTTCAAGATTGACGACGAGGAATATCTGATACTCCAGGAACGCGATCTGCTTGGCATTATCCAGGAGGCATAG
- the groL gene encoding chaperonin GroEL (60 kDa chaperone family; promotes refolding of misfolded polypeptides especially under stressful conditions; forms two stacked rings of heptamers to form a barrel-shaped 14mer; ends can be capped by GroES; misfolded proteins enter the barrel where they are refolded when GroES binds), giving the protein MAKQIIFNEQARAALKHGVDTMALAVKTTLGPRGRNVAMGKKWGSPAVTHDGVTVAKEVELKDPFENMGAQLLKEAASKTNDVAGDGTTTATVLAQAMIDEGLKLVAAGANPMILKRGLDKGREALVARIKEQAISLKSRDEIRQVATISAQDPEIGELLATIMDKIGHDGVVTIEEGKGTTLEYELVEGMQFDRGYISPYFVTDSSRMEAVIDEPYILITDKKISAVNDLLPVLEAVLATGKKDLVIIAEDVDGEALATLVVNKMRGTLNPLAVKAPGFGDRRKAMLQDIAILTGGTLISEEVGRKLDSAKVQDLGRARRVKSDKDNTVIVEGFGDKQAIQARIRQLKQQIETTTSDYDREKLQERVAKLSGGVAVIKVGAPTEPALKERKARVEDALNATRAAVEEGIVPGGGVALLNAISALDNVQTQFEEERMALNVLRRALEEPLRQLAINAGEDGSVVVNQVRTLQREHNNPHYGFDVMTGNYVDLMQAGIIDPAKVVRSALENAVSVAGIVLTTDALITEAPEPKKNGARTPSMPDEEF; this is encoded by the coding sequence ATGGCGAAACAGATTATCTTCAACGAGCAGGCGCGCGCAGCGCTCAAGCATGGTGTCGATACCATGGCGCTCGCTGTCAAGACCACCCTCGGACCGCGCGGGCGCAATGTGGCGATGGGGAAGAAATGGGGTTCTCCGGCGGTGACCCACGATGGCGTAACCGTTGCCAAGGAAGTCGAGCTGAAGGACCCCTTCGAGAATATGGGCGCCCAATTGCTCAAGGAAGCCGCCAGCAAAACGAACGATGTCGCCGGAGACGGCACGACGACCGCAACCGTCCTGGCGCAGGCGATGATCGATGAAGGGCTGAAACTGGTGGCAGCCGGCGCTAATCCTATGATCCTCAAACGCGGTCTCGACAAGGGACGCGAGGCTCTGGTGGCGCGCATTAAAGAGCAAGCCATCTCGTTGAAGAGCCGTGACGAAATCCGCCAGGTGGCGACGATCTCTGCGCAGGACCCAGAGATCGGCGAGTTGCTGGCGACAATCATGGACAAGATCGGGCACGACGGCGTTGTGACGATTGAAGAGGGCAAAGGCACAACGCTGGAGTACGAACTGGTCGAGGGTATGCAGTTCGACCGCGGCTACATCTCACCCTACTTCGTCACCGACTCGAGCCGCATGGAGGCAGTGATCGACGAGCCGTACATCCTGATCACCGACAAGAAAATCAGCGCTGTTAATGATCTGCTTCCCGTCCTTGAAGCCGTACTGGCGACCGGCAAAAAAGACCTGGTGATCATCGCCGAGGATGTCGATGGCGAAGCACTGGCGACACTGGTGGTCAACAAGATGCGCGGTACGCTGAACCCGCTGGCAGTGAAAGCCCCCGGCTTTGGTGATCGCCGCAAAGCCATGCTCCAGGACATCGCCATCCTGACCGGCGGCACGCTCATCAGCGAAGAAGTCGGGCGCAAACTCGATAGCGCCAAAGTGCAGGACCTTGGCCGCGCCCGCCGGGTGAAGTCGGACAAGGACAATACCGTCATTGTTGAAGGGTTTGGCGACAAGCAGGCGATCCAGGCGCGCATCAGGCAACTGAAGCAGCAGATCGAAACCACAACGTCGGACTATGACCGCGAGAAGTTGCAGGAGCGCGTTGCCAAGCTGTCGGGCGGCGTGGCGGTGATCAAAGTCGGCGCACCGACCGAACCGGCGCTAAAGGAGCGCAAGGCGCGCGTCGAGGACGCGCTGAACGCAACCCGCGCGGCAGTTGAGGAGGGCATTGTGCCTGGCGGCGGCGTTGCGCTGCTGAATGCCATTTCAGCGCTCGATAACGTCCAGACGCAGTTCGAGGAAGAGCGCATGGCATTGAACGTGTTGCGGCGTGCGCTGGAAGAGCCGCTGCGCCAGCTGGCGATCAACGCCGGTGAGGATGGCTCAGTGGTAGTGAATCAGGTGCGAACCTTGCAGCGTGAGCACAATAATCCGCACTACGGGTTTGATGTGATGACCGGCAACTATGTCGATCTGATGCAGGCAGGCATCATCGACCCGGCGAAAGTTGTGCGCAGCGCGCTGGAGAACGCCGTCAGCGTCGCAGGCATCGTCCTGACAACCGATGCGCTGATTACCGAAGCGCCGGAGCCGAAGAAGAACGGCGCACGCACGCCGTCGATGCCGGATGAGGAGTTCTAA
- a CDS encoding c-type cytochrome, producing the protein MHIKRVQKKRLPSQRTSGIVMFGLILIGVVVGAALTSRGSSSTDAPISSARNREGRELYVTYCASCHGVNLEGQPNWRQPLPNGSMPAPPHDATGHTWHHPDDFLFRITKEGGQSVAPQGYVSGMPAFGSVLSDDQIWMVLEYIKSAWPPDVQEFQRRLTQQGG; encoded by the coding sequence ATGCATATAAAGCGCGTCCAAAAAAAACGGTTGCCATCGCAACGGACATCTGGCATCGTGATGTTTGGTCTCATCCTGATCGGCGTAGTGGTTGGAGCGGCGCTGACGAGTCGGGGTTCTTCTTCGACCGATGCTCCGATCAGTTCTGCCAGAAACCGTGAAGGACGAGAGTTGTATGTCACGTACTGCGCCAGTTGCCACGGGGTCAATCTCGAAGGGCAACCAAACTGGCGACAACCCTTACCCAACGGCAGCATGCCGGCGCCGCCGCATGATGCAACGGGTCACACCTGGCACCATCCCGATGACTTCCTGTTTCGCATAACAAAGGAAGGCGGGCAAAGCGTTGCTCCGCAAGGGTACGTCAGCGGCATGCCGGCATTTGGTTCCGTGTTGAGCGACGATCAGATCTGGATGGTGCTGGAGTATATTAAAAGCGCCTGGCCTCCAGACGTACAGGAATTTCAGCGTCGGTTGACACAGCAAGGCGGCTGA